The following coding sequences are from one Panthera leo isolate Ple1 chromosome E1, P.leo_Ple1_pat1.1, whole genome shotgun sequence window:
- the KRT12 gene encoding keratin, type I cytoskeletal 12 translates to MSLSVRTSGLSRRPSSQSGTSGRARGTSASIVGSGYGGSTFGFGDSYGGGFSSASMFGSSSGFGGGSGISFAGGLGSAYGGALGGGSGALGGGFGSLGSGFGSLGSGFGGLGGGFGGLGIGFGGSPGGGPGGILSGNDGGLLSGSEKETMQNLNDRLASYLDKVRALEEANTELENKIREWYETRGSGTGDPGSQSDYSKYYPLIEDLRNKIISATIGNAQLILQIDNARLAAEDFRMKYENELALRVSVEADTNGLRRVLDELTLARADLEMQIENLKEELAYLKKNHEEELQTFLAGGPGQVSVEMDAAPGLDLTRLLNDMRAQYEAIAEQNRKDAEAWFVEKSGELRKEISINTEQLQSSKSEVTDLRRAVQNLEIELQSQLATKKSLEDSLAEVEGDYCGQLSQVQQLIGSLEEQLLQVRADAERQNADHQRLLNAKARLELEIETYRRLLDGEAQGDGFDESLYVTDSKSQTQSIDSSKDPTKSRKIKTIVQEVVNGEVVSSQVQEELI, encoded by the exons ATGTCCCTCTCAGTGCGCACCTCTGGGCTCTCCCGGCGGCCATCTTCCCAGAGTGGGACATCGGGCAGAGCCAGGGGCACGTCCGCTTCCATCGTTGGAAGTGGCTATGGGGGGAGCACCTTTGGCTTTGGAGACAGCTATGGGGGAggcttttcttctgcttccatGTTTGGTTCTAGTTCTGGCTTTGGTGGTGGCTCTGGAATTTCCTTTGCAGGAGGACTGGGCAGTGCTTATGGGGGAGCCCTGGGTGGTGGTTCTGGAGCCCTGGGAGGTGGCTTTGGAAGCCTAGGAAGTGGCTTTGGAAGCCTAGGAAGTGGCTTTGGAGGCCTGGGAGGTGGCTTTGGAGGCCTGGGAATTGGATTTGGAGGAAGCCCCGGAGGTGGCCCTGGAGGCATTCTCTCTGGCAATGATGGAGGCCTTCTTTCTGgatcagaaaaggaaaccatgcAAAATCTTAATGACAGATTGGCCTCCTACCTGGATAAGGTTCGAGCTCTAGAAGAGGCTAATACTGAGCTAGAAAACAAAATTCGAGAATGGTATGAAACACGAGGATCTGGGACTGGAGACCCCGGGTCGCAGAGTGATTACAGTAAATATTATCCATTGATCGAAGACCTCAGGAATAAG ATCATTTCCGCCACCATTGGAAATGCCCAGCTCATCCTGCAGATTGACAACGCGAGACTGGCTGCCGAAGACTTCAGAATGAA GTATGAGAACGAGCTGGCCCTGCGGGTGAGTGTGGAGGCCGACACCAACGGCCTGCGCAGGGTGCTGGACGAGCTGACCCTGGCCAGGGCCGACCTGGAGATGCAGATCGAGAACCTCAAGGAGGAGCTGGCCTACCTGAAGAAGAATCATGAAGAG GAGCTCCAAACCTTCCTGGCAGGCGGCCCGGGGCAGGTCAGCGTGGAAATGGACGCTGCTCCGGGGCTGGACCTCACCAGGCTCCTCAACGACATGAGGGCGCAGTACGAGGCCATCGCTGAGCAGAATCGTAAGGACGCGGAGGCCTGGTTCGTTGAAAAG AGCGGGGAGCTAAGGAAGGAGATCAGCATCAACACGGAGCAGCTTCAGTCCAGCAAGAGCGAGGTCACCGACCTGAGGCGCGCAGTTCAAAACCTGGAGATCGAGCTCCAGTCCCAGCTGGCCACG AAGAAATCCCTGGAGGACTCGCTGGCGGAAGTGGAGGGCGACTACTGTGGCCAGCTGTCGCAGGTGCAGCAGCTCATCGGCAGCCTGGAGGAGCAGCTGCTCCAGGTGCGCGCCGACGCCGAGCGCCAGAACGCCGACCACCAGCGGCTGCTGAACGCCAAGGCCCGCCTGGAGCTGGAGATCGAGACCTACCGCCGCCTGCTGGACGGCGAGGCCCAAGG CGACGGTTTTGATGAAAGTTTATATGTGACAGACTCCAAATCTCAAACACAGTCGATCGATTCCTCTAAAG atCCAACCAAATCCCGGAAAATCAAGACAATTGTGCAGGAAGTGGTGAATGGTGAAGTGGTCTCATCTCAAGTTCAGGAAGAACtaatataa